In Chitinispirillales bacterium, a single window of DNA contains:
- a CDS encoding tetratricopeptide repeat protein gives MKKVLFLSFLLSIAAFSENFTIDFTRIDPLASAVLRGVEEAFSINEKGLNALEKGDFEEAEECFLRAADMLPIYSDAKNNLGVLYYRTQREEEAQKIWKQVVQKDHEYATAWYNLGLYTVNSGDFAKAGEYFLRAAKEQPDFWRAKIQIARINLVNNKKNEAKKLAAAAYAKAPNVEEIWSLYSYVLAQTGEAAKAIKILEKKVPSAAAVKMLGEIYAVSGDYVKAKTYFESLKINYSPLRDYYESLAAVYNELKMYKKTEELFKEAENMGDKISLSFWISYTWALHEQGQKDRAISILMQKSVQNPDDKDLKAKLIYVLINDKKFDDAKAVLDEMEKADDKNFSIQYLKGFAALNISQYEESKKSLETALKISPNDNAAKGLLAFVLVNLGDTKTAEKLWRESVKSDTLNNQSFINLAVLYEKKNMCDSALIYYKKALKIAENAGVRVSIGNIFLEKKQYDSAIVNYALAHDSSDWRTKALAGEYFAAIGLKDTNFADKVAAFISTSDTGDYVIRVLSDYAYRKGDFEQSEKLSRSISSPIAEDYIRLGWTYLELKNTRSAEIAADSAKFLKANESEISKLRQRIAFAKGDYNSALSFKDDSPSGIYNRAIILYRNKDYSQALNESIIAADLFFGNEKIEMVRIAANSAAAIKNWSVALRWFSLLNKLDPTAQNALNTAIAAYNENNITLTKEFYLSAKEQDSLILNKDIEARLEYEERLKESQETMEIVFSIADSLYNSALNFHLSGDTENAVKLYEELLKFDKNYYRAWNNLGAIYGEQGEFEKAIDSYENAVGKRADIVDGYVNLVNIYSAIDDIDNAKKWLRKGLKVAPKDQNLLFFKKQLGE, from the coding sequence GTGAAAAAGGTTTTATTTTTATCATTTTTATTGTCGATAGCGGCATTTTCCGAAAATTTTACGATTGATTTCACACGGATTGATCCTTTGGCTTCTGCGGTTTTGAGAGGGGTTGAAGAGGCGTTCTCAATTAACGAAAAAGGGCTTAACGCACTTGAGAAAGGAGATTTTGAGGAGGCGGAAGAGTGTTTTTTAAGGGCTGCCGATATGCTTCCGATTTACAGTGACGCAAAAAATAACCTCGGAGTTTTATATTACAGGACGCAGAGAGAAGAGGAAGCGCAGAAAATTTGGAAGCAAGTCGTACAAAAAGATCACGAATATGCGACCGCGTGGTATAACTTGGGACTTTATACTGTGAATTCGGGAGATTTTGCTAAAGCGGGGGAATATTTTTTGCGCGCGGCCAAAGAACAGCCGGATTTTTGGAGGGCGAAAATCCAAATTGCGCGGATAAATTTGGTTAATAATAAAAAAAACGAAGCGAAAAAATTAGCCGCCGCCGCGTATGCCAAAGCGCCGAACGTCGAGGAAATTTGGTCGCTTTATTCATACGTTTTGGCGCAAACCGGCGAAGCGGCAAAAGCGATAAAAATTCTTGAAAAAAAAGTTCCGTCCGCGGCTGCCGTTAAAATGCTAGGAGAAATTTATGCGGTAAGCGGCGACTATGTCAAAGCGAAAACATATTTTGAATCCCTCAAAATAAATTATTCGCCTTTGCGCGATTATTACGAGTCTCTTGCAGCGGTTTACAATGAACTAAAAATGTATAAAAAAACCGAAGAATTATTTAAGGAAGCCGAAAATATGGGCGATAAAATTTCGCTTTCGTTTTGGATTTCTTATACTTGGGCGCTTCACGAACAGGGGCAAAAAGACAGAGCGATTTCAATTTTGATGCAGAAATCCGTACAAAATCCCGACGACAAAGATTTGAAAGCAAAATTGATTTATGTTTTGATTAATGATAAAAAATTCGATGACGCTAAAGCTGTTTTGGATGAAATGGAAAAAGCGGACGATAAAAATTTCAGCATTCAATACCTAAAAGGATTTGCCGCATTGAACATATCGCAATACGAAGAAAGCAAAAAATCACTTGAAACGGCGCTTAAAATCTCGCCGAACGATAACGCCGCCAAAGGACTTTTAGCGTTTGTTCTGGTTAATTTAGGCGATACGAAAACCGCCGAGAAATTGTGGCGCGAAAGTGTAAAATCGGATACGCTTAACAATCAGTCGTTTATAAATCTTGCCGTACTTTACGAAAAAAAAAACATGTGCGACTCCGCTTTAATTTATTATAAAAAAGCGTTGAAAATCGCAGAAAATGCGGGCGTCAGAGTAAGTATTGGGAATATTTTCCTTGAAAAAAAACAATACGATTCGGCAATTGTGAATTATGCGCTTGCCCATGATTCTTCGGATTGGCGAACAAAGGCGCTTGCCGGCGAATATTTTGCAGCGATTGGGCTTAAAGATACTAATTTTGCCGACAAAGTAGCGGCGTTTATTTCAACGTCGGATACGGGCGATTATGTGATTCGCGTACTTTCGGATTACGCTTACAGAAAAGGCGATTTTGAGCAATCCGAAAAATTATCAAGAAGCATTTCGTCGCCGATCGCAGAGGATTATATTCGTTTAGGCTGGACTTATTTGGAACTCAAAAACACAAGAAGCGCAGAAATTGCGGCGGATTCCGCAAAATTTCTTAAGGCGAACGAAAGCGAAATCTCAAAACTGCGTCAGCGGATTGCTTTCGCGAAAGGCGATTACAATTCGGCGCTTTCTTTTAAGGACGATTCTCCGTCCGGAATTTACAATCGGGCGATTATTTTGTATAGAAATAAAGATTATTCGCAGGCGCTTAACGAATCGATAATCGCCGCCGATTTATTTTTTGGAAATGAAAAAATAGAAATGGTTCGCATCGCGGCTAATTCCGCCGCCGCCATAAAAAACTGGTCTGTTGCGCTTCGGTGGTTTTCGCTTTTAAATAAACTTGATCCAACAGCGCAAAATGCGCTTAATACGGCGATTGCCGCTTACAACGAAAACAACATAACGCTCACCAAAGAATTTTATTTATCTGCGAAAGAACAGGATTCTTTAATTTTGAACAAGGATATTGAAGCGCGTTTGGAATACGAAGAACGTCTTAAAGAGTCGCAGGAAACGATGGAGATAGTGTTTTCTATCGCCGATTCTCTATACAACAGCGCATTAAATTTTCATTTGAGCGGCGATACTGAAAACGCGGTGAAATTATATGAAGAGTTACTGAAATTCGATAAAAATTATTACCGTGCTTGGAATAATCTTGGTGCGATTTACGGCGAACAGGGTGAATTTGAAAAGGCGATTGATTCATACGAAAATGCTGTCGGCAAACGAGCGGATATTGTAGATGGATATGTAAATCTGGTAAATATTTATTCGGCGATTGACGACATAGATAATGCGAAAAAATGGCTTCGTAAGGGTTTGAAAGTCGCTCCAAAAGATCAAAATTTGCTGTTTTTCAAAAAGCAATTAGGGGAGTGA